The genomic interval CACATCCCACTTCTCGGCCAGCATGGGCTGGATCTTGTCTGTGGCGCCCGCCTGCCGGCCATCGGGCAGGTCCTTCTTACCGTACGTGACCAGCTGATCGTAGCAGGCCAGCACCATGGTGTCCGATGTCAGGTCATTGGCCAGAGACGGATCCAGCGTCTGGCCGCCCTCGCTGTATGCGAGTACCACCACCTTTTCCTTCGCCTGCTCCGGTGCCTGACCGCCAGCACATCCCCCCACCGCGGTGACAGCCAGCGCCACGGACAGCAGCACACCCAGTAGACTCATCACCCTTGCGCTCATGAGAATCCCCCCTTCTCTTACTTGCCTGCTCTCCCGGGATGGAACTCGCGTCTCCGTGCCGCCGGGGACCACCCCCTCCTCACCCCTTCAGAACCTGAGGCGCGGGTCGAGCATGTCCCGCAACCCGTCCCCCAGCAGGTTGAATCCCAGCACTGCGCTGGCGATGGCCAGCCCGGGGAAAGTGACCATCCACCACTGCCCGGAGACGATGAACTCCCGTCCCTCGGAAATCATGGCACCCCACTCGGCCAGCGGGGGCCGGACCCCCAGGCCAAGAAAGCTGAGGCTGGCGGCGGTGAGGATTGCGAACCCCAGCCCCAGGGTGGCACGCACCACGATGGGCGCGAGCGCGTTGGGCAGAAGGTGCCAGAAGAGCACGGTGCGATCGGGATTTCCGAGTGCCCGCGCCGCCTCCGCGAACTCCCTTTCCCGCAACGAGAGCACCTGCCCATACACCAGGCGGGCAAACTCGGGCACTCCCACGGTACCCACGGCTATCATGGCGCTGATCAGCCCTGTGCCCAATGCGGTCGAGATCGCCATGGCCAGGAGCAGGGACGGAAAAGCGAGGATGACGTCCATTGTCCTCATGATCACCTGCTCCGAGCTCCCCCGATAGTACCCGGCCAGCGCCCCCAGGGGCAGTCCCACCATCACGGCAATGCCCACAGCTATGAGACCGATGGGAAGCGAGAGCCGGGCTCCGAATACCACCCTGCTCAGAACGTCCCGCCCGTAGTTGTCAGTTCCGAAAGGGTGAGCCACGGAGGGCGGCTGCAACCGCCGGTCCATGGCTGGCAACAACGGGTCATACGGTGCCAGCACGGGGGCCAGGATGGCGGCCACCACCCACGCAGCTACCACCACCCCACCCGCGATCGAGAGGCCGGTGACCCTCAGCTTTCGCTTACGGACCACCTCCTTCACGCCGCTCCCGTCCTTCAACGCCGTCCCTCCCCCCTCACCGCCGCCATCCCGGGTTCACCGGTACCTGATCCGCGGGTCCAGGGCAGCATACAGTACATCCACCAGGAGATTGGTCGCCGCATAAACAAAGGCCGCCAGCATGCACAGCCCCTGGATGGGAGCATAATCGGTGAAGAGGATGGATTCAGTGGCGTACCGCCCCATGCCCGGCCAGGCGAACACCGTTTCGGTAACGACGGCACCCCCCAGCAGGTAGCCGAACTGAAGCCCCACCAGCGTGAGGGTGGGTATAAGCGCATTCTTGAGGGCGTGGCGGTAGATCACAACTCGCTCGGCGAGGCCTTTAGCCCGTGCAGTCCGCACATAGTCCTCACTGAGCACCTCAAGCATCGACGACCGCACCATGCGCGACAGGATGGCCATGGAACCCGTGCTGAGGCATAATGCCGGCAAGACAATGCGGGAGCCCGCACTGCGCAGGGCCGCCCAGTTTCCCGACAGCAGGGAGTCCAGCAGGATCATGCCCGTGTAGGGCGCAGGTGGAGGCACATCCACGGCCAGCCGACCCATCGGGGGCGGAGCGATCCGCAGCAGGAAGTAAAACAGGTAGATGAGCATGAGCCCCAGCCAGAATATGGGCATGCTGGACCCCACCAGGGCGCCCAACCTGCTGCCGTGGTCGAACGTGGTGGCCCTGTGCGTGGCCGACACAATCCCCGCCGGAATGGCCACCGACGTGGCCAACAGCAGGCTGAGCACTGTGAGCTCGAAAGTAGCGGGGAACCTTACCGCGAGGTCCCGAGCTACCGGATGACCGGTATGCCAGGCGAACCCCAGGTCTCCGCGCGCCAGGTCCTTCAAGTACACCAGGTACTGGACCACCAGGGGCCGATCAAGACCCATCTGTTCTCGTATCCGTTCCAGGACATAGTCGGGCGCCTGCTCGCCGGCCACCATCAAGGCGGGGTCACCGGGCAGTACGCGGGCCAGCACGAACCCGACCAGGGTTACCCCGAGCAGTATCGGCAGCATGTACAGCAACCGCCTCAATACGTAAGTCCGCACGGTTGTCCCCCTGTCAGGTACTTGGGTACATTGTATGGGCTAGCGACCACTGAAGTCATCCGCCAGGAGACCGAACGCCCGGCGCCTTACCTTGGGCAACCTGCACAAAGCCGCCACCCGTGGCCTTATCCTGGGCCACCCGCCCGAAGGCGCTACCCGTGGCGATCAGCCCTACCGCCAAGGCGAGACGGTCGGACCAGGCCCGCAGGCGCATTCCCAGCATCTGCTCAACCTTCTCGAGGCGATACATCACGGTATTGCGGTGCAGGCCCAGTCGCCGGGACGTTTCCCTCACGTTGCCGCCGCTGCTCAGAAACGCGCTGAGCGTACGGCAGTACTCCGTGCCGTGGCGGAGATCGTACTCTCTGAGATATGAAACAGGCGAGGGCCAGGTGTGGTGCGCGACCAGGGCGTCCAGCCACGCCACGTCCTCATAAAGCCATACCCTGCGCGTGGCATCCATCGCCTCCCCCAGGACACAGGCCCGACGAGCCTGCCGGTACCCCTCCGGAAGGGCCGCGTACGACCCGCACTCCCCGCTGATCCCCACCGTCACCTCCTGCGAACACCACTCCACCGCCCTCACCAGGGCCCGGGCCAGCTCCGCCAGCCATCTCCTGCCCGGCAACGCCCCGGGCTCGGGGCACCGCACCAGGCAGACCAGACCCGGGCCGCACCATTCCACCACCCCGTCCCGATCCGCGCGGGCCACCACCCGCTTCACAGCCGGCACCACGTTGGCAAACGGTGCACGACCGGCACTCGAACCGCCCTCCGGGACGGCGAACACCCGGTTGGGGTGGCCCAGGTCAATCCCCATGGCCTGCGCGTATTCCTCGGAAACCCGCCCCTCTCCATGAAGCGGCAGGACCCCTGTGAGGAACTCCGTGAGAAACGACTGGCGCCTGCCAGTGACGCGTTCGTCTTCCAGGATAGCCTCCACGAGCGGTTTGCTCACATCCACATACGGAACGCCGGGGGGCAGCTCCAGAACGGGAAACCCGACCTCGTCCGCCGCCGCCAGCAGCCTGGGGTCCAACCGGGTGACAAAGCGCCCGACCTTCACCGCCACGGCAGCGGCACCCCCCGCTGCCAGCTGCCGGATCACCTCGATCTGCCCGGCCACGTCGTCGCGCACAGCGTAGAAGGTGGTGAGCACGAACAACCCCGGCCGCACCCACCGGGCCGCGTCGGGCACTTCCAGCACATCCACGTAGAGCACGGCCCGGTCCAGACCCTGGTGACCCCCAGCCACCACCGCCCGCTCCAGGCCCCCCACCCGCAAGGCATCCCGGACGGTAAACGCCAGTTTCTTCACCCCCGGATTAATGATTCGCTCCGGGAGTCACCGCTCCCTCGGGAGAGCGGCTGCCAGTTTGTGCTATGGACCCAAATCACTCGCCCGTGGCCGGGCCGTCCTCGCGGCAGCTACGAACCGGAGAAGGTAAATAGCAGCATCGCAGCTGCGGCCTCAACCGGGTCGACCACCGGCAGGCCCACATAACCGCGTAGGCGCTGGGCCATGTGCACAGTGGAGTAGCCCGTACAGGCCAGCAGCAGCACGTCGGCCCCGCTGTCCTGAACCACCCTCCGGGCTGCCGACACGGCGGCCGCCTGCCCGGCCGGCGCCAGCAGGTCAGTTGTATCCCGGACTCCCGCCGGTGCACCTTCCCCGGCCAGCCGCGCCCCCAGCACCTCGCGCACCGCGCGGGGTGTGCCCCACGTGAGGTTCAAAACAGCCACCCGTTCCCCCAGAGCGAGGGCCACGGCCGCCGCTGCCGAGCCCGCGCCGACCACGGGCACGCGTGCCAGGGCACGGGCCTCCCTCAGCCCGGGGTCAGCCGCACAACTGATCAGGATCGCCCTCACACCCTCGACATCCAGCCTCCGCACCGCCTCCAGGATCTTGGGCACGGCCTGCCGCTCGCTATCCTCGTCGTAGATGCCCAGAGGTTGCTCGGGGATGGACACGGTCCGCGTCTGGACTCCATACCTGGCCTGGATCTGCCTGCCGTGGGCGGCCAACACGTCCGGGTCCTCGGCGGTCAGGACGCGCACAATACCTATCATGGCGGCACCACCTCTTCCCGCAGATTATGCCGCCCGAACTGTGCTTCCCTTCCGGCAAGGGCACGAAAAACACGAGACCTCTCCCGTGCACACTGCCCAAATCCACATCCGTATACCCCATTCCACATGGTAGACCACATCCCGACTGCAGTTCCGCCCCCCTATGCCACCTCCTGGCACATCCCGGCTGCGGAGCATATGCCGCAATGTGGCATACATTAGCCGGGGAGGATACTCACAGGAGGCGGGGCCGTGCCCGAAGGCCAGGTGGGGCAACTGGGGAGCGCGCGGCTAGTTCAGGCGGAAGCGCCACACCGCCAACGCCCCGAACAGCACCACGAGGACCGCGAGGGCACTTATCTCGGGCACGACGTCAGCGGGGGTGGCACCGAACACCATCAGCTTGTTGAAGGCGGAGTTGGCCCAGGCGGGGCGAGGATCGCCTCCACCGCAGGCTTCCTGGCTGCCCTGGCTGGACTCTGCGGGGCCGACACCGCAAGGTGGTTTGACGA from Bacillota bacterium carries:
- a CDS encoding AroM family protein, which translates into the protein MIGIVRVLTAEDPDVLAAHGRQIQARYGVQTRTVSIPEQPLGIYDEDSERQAVPKILEAVRRLDVEGVRAILISCAADPGLREARALARVPVVGAGSAAAAVALALGERVAVLNLTWGTPRAVREVLGARLAGEGAPAGVRDTTDLLAPAGQAAAVSAARRVVQDSGADVLLLACTGYSTVHMAQRLRGYVGLPVVDPVEAAAAMLLFTFSGS
- a CDS encoding ABC transporter permease, which translates into the protein MRTYVLRRLLYMLPILLGVTLVGFVLARVLPGDPALMVAGEQAPDYVLERIREQMGLDRPLVVQYLVYLKDLARGDLGFAWHTGHPVARDLAVRFPATFELTVLSLLLATSVAIPAGIVSATHRATTFDHGSRLGALVGSSMPIFWLGLMLIYLFYFLLRIAPPPMGRLAVDVPPPAPYTGMILLDSLLSGNWAALRSAGSRIVLPALCLSTGSMAILSRMVRSSMLEVLSEDYVRTARAKGLAERVVIYRHALKNALIPTLTLVGLQFGYLLGGAVVTETVFAWPGMGRYATESILFTDYAPIQGLCMLAAFVYAATNLLVDVLYAALDPRIRYR
- a CDS encoding ABC transporter permease yields the protein MRVTGLSIAGGVVVAAWVVAAILAPVLAPYDPLLPAMDRRLQPPSVAHPFGTDNYGRDVLSRVVFGARLSLPIGLIAVGIAVMVGLPLGALAGYYRGSSEQVIMRTMDVILAFPSLLLAMAISTALGTGLISAMIAVGTVGVPEFARLVYGQVLSLREREFAEAARALGNPDRTVLFWHLLPNALAPIVVRATLGLGFAILTAASLSFLGLGVRPPLAEWGAMISEGREFIVSGQWWMVTFPGLAIASAVLGFNLLGDGLRDMLDPRLRF
- a CDS encoding PucR family transcriptional regulator ligand-binding domain-containing protein is translated as MKKLAFTVRDALRVGGLERAVVAGGHQGLDRAVLYVDVLEVPDAARWVRPGLFVLTTFYAVRDDVAGQIEVIRQLAAGGAAAVAVKVGRFVTRLDPRLLAAADEVGFPVLELPPGVPYVDVSKPLVEAILEDERVTGRRQSFLTEFLTGVLPLHGEGRVSEEYAQAMGIDLGHPNRVFAVPEGGSSAGRAPFANVVPAVKRVVARADRDGVVEWCGPGLVCLVRCPEPGALPGRRWLAELARALVRAVEWCSQEVTVGISGECGSYAALPEGYRQARRACVLGEAMDATRRVWLYEDVAWLDALVAHHTWPSPVSYLREYDLRHGTEYCRTLSAFLSSGGNVRETSRRLGLHRNTVMYRLEKVEQMLGMRLRAWSDRLALAVGLIATGSAFGRVAQDKATGGGFVQVAQGKAPGVRSPGG